One Caretta caretta isolate rCarCar2 chromosome 6, rCarCar1.hap1, whole genome shotgun sequence genomic region harbors:
- the CLBA1 gene encoding uncharacterized protein CLBA1, with translation MQDQHLVESPSTIEALSWKSLKDLTARVSGMSLSQNSEGIKEWNINERRTKEDIVELEMMYQSLPWGNSRGRNCEGFSESIHCTSESNSSWGDFESFSESLVKSERISHSPEVLVNSAETKISDVELNGEHCNTSHGHHCSNPSVHNGREPSASSLDKANLNYEDIFKLSFPEVIVPQSTESITSLDQVLDADNEDIGILEFTKRQLCMDSGNLWRTLRDPNSTTGLRCPWNKSHCQENLLSALGIDVNQKDFSGDSKDGLEETNVKINEDLEDGFNISNCKALIQTKLPVAPDSRHGHFFSYNLFLKRTPLNGNMQFKTVPRKKRIFSTHGLKMKIFNSDAC, from the exons ATGCAGGACCAGCACTTGGTGGAAAGTCCTAGCACCATTGAAGCATTAAGCTGGAAGTCTTTGAAAGATCTTACGGCCAGAGTGAGTGGTATGTCTCTCAGTCAAAATAGTGAGGGAATTAAGGAATGGAACATAAATGAAAGAAGAACTAAGGAAGATATAGTGGAACTTGAAATGATGTATCAGAGCCTCCCCTGGGGGAACAGTAGAGGAAGAAACTGTGAAGGGTTTTCTGAAAGCATTCATTGTACATCAGAATCCAACAGTTCCTGGGGTGACTTTGAAAGTTTCAGTGAATCCTTAGTCAAGTCTGAGCGCATCAGTCACAGTCCTGAAGTTTTGGTGAATTCAGCAGAAACAAAAATTTCTGATGTGGAGTTAAATGGAGAACACTGCAACACTTCTCATGGGCATCACTGCTCCAACCCATCTGTACACAATGGGAGGGAACCTAGTGCTAGTTCTCTGGATAAG GCCAATCTCAACTATGAAGATATTTTTAAGTTGAGTTTTCCAGAAGTCATTGTACCACAGTCCACAGAGAGCATAACAAGCTTAGATCAAGTTCTTGACGCAGATAATGAAGACATTGGGATTCTTGAATTTACGAAGAGACAGCTTTG CATGGACTCTGGAAACCTCTGGAGAACTCTTAGAGACCCCAATAGCACCACGGGTTTAAGATGTCCCTGGAATAAATCCCATTGCCAGGAAAACTTGTTATCTGCTCTTGGAATAGATGTAAATCAAaag GACTTCTCAGGAGACAGCAAAGACGGTTTGGAGGAGACAAACgttaaaataaatgaagacttaGAAGATGGATTCAATATTAGTAACTGTAAAGCACTAATTCAAACCAAG CTGCCTGTAGCACCAGATTCCAGACATGGTCATTTCTTTAGTTATAACCTGTTTTTGAAGAGGACACCATTAAATGGAAATATGCAATTTAAAACTGTCCCAAGAAAGAAGAGGATTTTCAGTACACACGgtctaaaaatgaaaattttcaacagTGATGCTTGCTAA